In the Leptospira sp. WS4.C2 genome, one interval contains:
- a CDS encoding PAS domain-containing protein — protein sequence MRPPPPSLEMQILSAMEEVVFSASYPKLQILYVSPSVENLTGYSIEYFKNEREAWWDLIHLDDRSIVELALTSLNVDGKVRVRYRIQTKENQIKFVQCQGRLIRNEAGEILRFDGVIADISELLSLQDVIKNESAEIKQLLLENNILFNGSQDSMFLVEVMDNGDFVIRRINSAYEKSTGVTQAFIHGKTPIDLLGEELGPPIIKNYQNVLRAKTTISYEESIPMPAGTRIWTTALTPIEVDGKFKFIVGASKDITEQKRAENALKESNERYALILEVSSDGWFDWDLINDTVIYSRRWWLEFGNDESPDNTPISYWKSLIHPDDLEWVSEFLENILLSQRETFEFSFQMKKRKGNFAHVLSRCYIQRDASGNKIRMVGSNSDLTETKKIEYTLRKAKEMAEAANMAKGNFLANMSHEIRTPLNGIIGFTELLLHSSLSEEQKEYLRSIFLSGKSLLSLVNQILDFSKIDSGKMELEFISTDLTDLVQSTVDLFQISAASKAIPLNLHLDPNLPRYVSLDPLRLRQVLSNLIGNAIKFTHEGKVEVSVKPIKQTDSIIDIEFAVSDTGIGIDPNSQTKLFDSFSQADTSITRKYGGTGLGLTITSELVHKMNSHLRFESELGKGSTFSFVLSLQVNSSGSVSSNLFEEKQTTPDESVIVENDLIQNDILIVEDNDLNKKLLSKMLLKRYPNIKLRYANDGSDALNQFQEKIPDLIFMDLQMPVMDGYTATIEIRKLEKGSKKKTPIIALTAGAFFSVKDTAMESGMNDFLTKPIAAADLYSALEKWLSSSRM from the coding sequence ATGCGCCCGCCCCCCCCTTCATTGGAAATGCAAATTCTCTCCGCGATGGAGGAGGTGGTTTTTTCGGCCAGTTACCCAAAATTACAAATTCTTTACGTAAGTCCTTCTGTGGAAAATCTCACTGGATATTCAATTGAATACTTCAAAAATGAGCGAGAAGCCTGGTGGGATCTAATCCATCTTGATGATCGCTCGATTGTCGAACTTGCATTAACCTCTCTAAATGTTGATGGCAAAGTTCGAGTTCGCTATAGAATCCAAACAAAAGAAAATCAAATCAAATTTGTTCAATGCCAAGGTAGATTGATTCGAAATGAGGCTGGAGAAATTCTACGATTTGATGGAGTCATCGCAGATATTTCTGAATTATTATCCTTACAAGATGTTATAAAAAATGAATCTGCAGAAATCAAACAACTGTTACTCGAAAATAACATTCTATTTAATGGAAGTCAAGATTCCATGTTTCTTGTGGAGGTAATGGATAACGGAGATTTTGTAATTCGTCGAATCAATTCCGCTTACGAAAAATCCACTGGAGTTACCCAAGCTTTTATACACGGAAAAACACCTATCGATTTGTTAGGTGAAGAGTTAGGCCCACCTATTATTAAAAATTACCAAAATGTTTTAAGGGCTAAAACAACAATTTCTTACGAAGAAAGTATCCCCATGCCTGCGGGTACAAGAATTTGGACTACTGCCCTCACCCCAATTGAAGTCGATGGAAAATTCAAATTCATTGTAGGTGCCAGTAAAGACATTACAGAACAAAAACGTGCGGAAAATGCATTAAAGGAATCGAATGAACGTTATGCATTGATTTTGGAAGTAAGTTCTGATGGTTGGTTTGATTGGGATTTAATCAACGACACAGTCATTTATTCGCGTAGGTGGTGGTTAGAGTTTGGCAACGATGAATCACCAGATAATACACCCATTAGTTATTGGAAAAGTTTGATTCATCCCGATGATTTGGAGTGGGTTTCGGAATTTTTAGAAAATATTCTTCTCTCACAAAGAGAAACTTTTGAATTTAGTTTTCAAATGAAGAAGAGGAAAGGGAATTTTGCTCATGTCCTATCACGATGTTATATCCAAAGAGATGCTTCTGGAAATAAAATTCGAATGGTTGGATCAAATTCGGATCTAACAGAAACTAAAAAAATTGAATATACATTGCGAAAAGCAAAAGAAATGGCAGAAGCAGCCAATATGGCTAAAGGCAACTTTTTAGCCAATATGAGCCATGAAATCCGTACTCCTCTCAATGGAATCATAGGATTCACAGAACTTTTACTGCACTCTTCACTCTCAGAGGAACAAAAAGAATACTTAAGAAGTATATTCCTTTCTGGAAAAAGTTTATTATCTTTAGTAAATCAAATTCTTGATTTTTCAAAGATTGATTCGGGAAAGATGGAACTTGAATTTATAAGCACAGATTTGACTGACTTAGTCCAATCCACTGTAGATCTTTTCCAAATTTCTGCGGCATCAAAAGCCATACCTTTGAATCTACATTTGGATCCCAACTTACCTCGATATGTTTCTTTGGATCCATTGAGACTGAGGCAAGTGCTTTCTAATTTAATTGGGAATGCTATCAAGTTTACTCATGAAGGAAAAGTAGAAGTATCAGTCAAACCAATCAAACAAACAGATAGTATCATTGATATTGAATTTGCTGTATCAGACACAGGAATTGGAATCGATCCCAATTCACAGACAAAATTATTTGATTCATTTTCACAAGCAGATACATCTATTACAAGAAAGTATGGTGGTACGGGACTTGGCCTTACCATTACAAGCGAACTAGTTCATAAAATGAATTCCCACCTGCGATTCGAAAGCGAACTTGGGAAAGGAAGTACGTTTAGTTTTGTATTATCCTTACAAGTTAATTCATCAGGATCCGTATCCTCTAATTTATTCGAAGAAAAACAAACGACTCCAGATGAATCTGTTATTGTAGAAAATGATCTAATTCAAAATGACATTTTGATTGTGGAAGATAATGATTTAAACAAAAAATTATTATCAAAAATGTTATTAAAAAGATATCCCAATATAAAACTAAGATATGCTAACGATGGCTCCGATGCATTGAATCAGTTTCAAGAGAAAATTCCGGATTTAATATTTATGGATTTACAAATGCCGGTGATGGACGGTTATACTGCGACGATAGAAATCAGAAAATTAGAAAAAGGATCTAAGAAAAAAACTCCCATCATTGCATTAACGGCAGGAGCTTTTTTTTCGGTAAAAGATACGGCGATGGAATCTGGAATGAATGACTTTCTCACCAAACCGATTGCCGCCGCCGATCTTTATTCTGCTCTAGAAAAATGGTTATCCTCAAGCCGCATGTAA
- a CDS encoding transglycosylase domain-containing protein, translating into MIHRKFQQVGILFFGVFCIFVIGFLLRPVFYDSLRKQTTTRFISREGTLIGRGNNENQTKQDWESLKEYPNYVTEIIKIAEDKRFDVHHGIDIVAAFNSIYSYFFSHGKRGGASTITMQLVRIQNSEIRSYPFFLRKTFEILEAIRYEIWLTKPEILEAYLNSVSIHSNIVGFPSASLALFGKHIRFLSIEETVYLAVLIRKNKPSPVELTIRYHNLRDRIPYTIPKLDNLKEIALGISSQKKIDLSEQWKGENQHFLNWIRLLLSIPSEEFVSSLSSELNSELHSIVNSELDGLARWNVSNASAIVLERIPGKDDELELKGMIGSKNFFEDGNGMVNGSLAYRDAGSTLKPLLYALAIEKGFYSINSIFSDEKYSFSLGQGGNYLPRNADLRYWGDLTLAEALGNSRNIPAVTAINEMGVTTFYRFLQSAGFTHLKESPQFYGPGLALGSGGTSLLQLTRAYGSFPLNGILPKIRLGTMNKKPLYFGLSRRLFSGETAEELKFVLKDPKLRQRAFGRRSYLDFPFPVSIKTGTSKDYRNSWTIAFNEHYVVGAWVGNFSGERTMDVSGSFGAGRIVQNIFRSLMKDKPKLDFKSNYTETKIFCRISGKLASNQCPSIALKVRKKIHFSAICDKHKEDSNPSVLGVGFVYPSMGQVYLYHPSYEKETQSIPVRVREIKTLIAPKLILNGNTEFKPSSDGNLRLPIIRGKHSLVLYDGEEKKASVDFEVK; encoded by the coding sequence GTGATCCATCGCAAATTTCAACAAGTTGGAATCCTATTCTTTGGTGTTTTTTGCATCTTTGTAATAGGATTTTTACTGCGACCTGTTTTTTATGACTCCCTTCGAAAGCAGACTACAACCAGATTTATTTCAAGGGAAGGAACATTAATAGGAAGAGGAAACAACGAAAACCAAACCAAACAAGATTGGGAAAGTTTAAAAGAATATCCAAACTATGTAACTGAAATTATTAAAATTGCGGAAGACAAACGATTTGATGTTCATCATGGAATCGACATAGTCGCCGCATTCAATTCAATCTATTCCTACTTTTTTTCCCATGGAAAACGCGGAGGTGCATCCACAATTACGATGCAGCTTGTTCGAATTCAAAATTCGGAAATACGATCCTATCCATTTTTCTTAAGGAAAACATTTGAAATCTTAGAAGCAATTCGTTATGAAATCTGGCTAACAAAACCGGAAATTTTAGAAGCCTATCTTAATTCCGTATCCATTCATTCCAATATAGTTGGGTTTCCATCCGCCTCACTCGCATTATTTGGCAAACACATTCGTTTTTTATCCATTGAAGAAACGGTTTACCTTGCAGTATTGATTCGTAAAAATAAACCCTCACCAGTAGAGTTAACCATTCGTTATCACAATTTACGCGATCGAATTCCATACACAATTCCAAAGTTGGACAATCTAAAAGAAATTGCTCTTGGTATTAGTTCTCAAAAAAAAATAGATTTATCAGAACAATGGAAAGGTGAGAACCAACATTTCCTTAATTGGATTCGGCTGTTACTTTCAATCCCTTCAGAAGAATTTGTATCTTCCCTATCCTCGGAATTAAATTCCGAATTACACTCAATTGTAAATTCAGAATTGGACGGTTTAGCAAGATGGAATGTATCCAATGCCTCTGCTATTGTTTTGGAACGTATTCCCGGTAAAGACGATGAACTTGAACTAAAAGGAATGATCGGTTCCAAAAATTTTTTTGAAGACGGAAATGGAATGGTAAACGGTAGTTTAGCGTATAGAGATGCCGGAAGTACACTAAAACCTCTGTTATATGCTCTTGCGATAGAAAAAGGATTTTATTCTATAAATTCCATTTTCTCCGATGAAAAATATTCATTTTCTCTGGGCCAAGGAGGGAATTATCTTCCAAGAAACGCAGACCTTCGTTATTGGGGAGACTTAACCTTGGCAGAGGCTCTCGGTAATTCTAGAAATATTCCCGCTGTCACAGCGATTAACGAAATGGGTGTTACAACATTTTATCGTTTTTTGCAATCTGCCGGTTTTACACACTTAAAAGAATCACCCCAATTTTATGGGCCAGGTCTTGCTTTGGGCTCCGGTGGAACAAGTCTTTTACAGCTAACTCGTGCTTATGGATCATTCCCTTTGAACGGAATACTTCCAAAAATTCGTTTAGGAACGATGAATAAAAAACCGTTGTATTTTGGTTTATCAAGACGGCTTTTCTCCGGGGAAACTGCTGAAGAGTTGAAGTTTGTTTTGAAAGATCCCAAACTAAGGCAGAGAGCTTTCGGAAGAAGGAGTTATTTAGATTTTCCATTTCCAGTTTCAATTAAAACAGGTACTTCCAAAGATTACCGAAATTCATGGACAATTGCATTTAATGAACATTATGTGGTTGGAGCTTGGGTGGGAAACTTTTCTGGAGAAAGAACAATGGATGTGTCTGGTTCTTTTGGCGCCGGACGAATTGTACAAAACATATTTCGAAGTTTAATGAAAGATAAACCAAAATTAGATTTTAAAAGTAATTATACGGAAACGAAAATTTTTTGTCGTATTTCCGGGAAGTTAGCTTCAAACCAATGCCCATCCATTGCTTTAAAAGTAAGAAAAAAAATCCATTTCTCTGCGATATGTGATAAACACAAAGAAGATTCAAATCCTTCTGTATTAGGTGTTGGTTTTGTTTATCCATCTATGGGCCAAGTATATTTATACCATCCATCTTATGAAAAAGAAACACAAAGTATTCCCGTTCGAGTTCGTGAGATAAAAACTTTAATAGCTCCAAAATTGATTTTGAACGGAAATACGGAGTTCAAACCATCTTCTGATGGAAACTTACGTTTGCCCATCATTCGCGGAAAACATTCATTGGTATTGTATGATGGAGAAGAGAAGAAGGCATCTGTTGATTTTGAAGTTAAGTAA
- a CDS encoding alpha-2-macroglobulin gives MRKLALAFSFLFFFSSCNSVGGFFRSIKRTVFPSSCRIEVKLDTTDLKYLEDLWDYKIQISEDTDFPELAEAISIHPPLKTEYSRYSSYISREFSLDHWNFDPGVEYEIKIGKFYATNDCFLETPVSFKLPAMIRKPSFYISRENIFESNLNKVLPISISNVPEFKIRSAELTVPILVEAIANKGNGYHSYFGQLNWKNSVWKSGIKVNSFGNQGMDIDSYFGSKPNTKGWIAFQLGANVIGDGNKEEFKTESIYLQSTNLGITTKLDPNSLHVWVHTLSKAEPVSDTNISLYEKGNLRGTCKTDKEGHCTVPSILDPKSIDKSVLIAEETSGDKAFLHFNETHIEGYSEYYSNNHVKGKIYFDRKLYRPGDRVEIKASLSDRRNGVLVPYASKSLNIQIQDSRGKEVSSSNVTSTQQGGVYSSYVIPSDAPLGHYSVSVGISGLDQSITYDTFQVEEFRPVNFMVNVSLASAVNKDQNIKGAVEGKYMFGAPMGGAKVSYSVLKRKRNINFEQFRNYNFSDSWYDYEDEYSGGNSEYITGSEGVLDNKGQFKLDIPLTSLTNKFNTDGEEIEIADPYQMIIESSVYDVDGKTVTKSASLPYNPSETYVGSKCNDRYQSLEKPFQFGAITVNTQGKAVAGVELKAYIIYNDWTSVLSQGIGKFFFRSNQLKKKIVEVKKLVSKAEGITFDYRAKDPGSYTVLILNKDKVFSRVDFYAYQKESYYTWDFRGDDSIELRSDKKEYQIGDTAKILIKSPLQNSRVIVTVERDSVYFKKSFLMKGNSAPIEIPIDESYLPNVDVNVVMLSGRLPVPEGLSADDIKEFNEQDLGAPKAKTGSITLKVDLTSRNAPVVIKTDKTEYQPREKVKLSIKTIPGAELTVSVADRGVLDLVGYSFQSPIQMFYQYWYSIIKTYELRSMIIKHYIYENKGDSPGGDYGEDSGGGFSAELESGARKDFRYTAYWNPVVIADNNGDADLNFTLPDNLTTFRVMVASSANGKYGASNSEFIVKKNLVVQKTVARFIRVGDSLDLGGSITNNTKINGKFRYKIESKYLAEEKGWQSIELAAGQTKEVLRTFQITESQFIKLKLNQPKEDVILSYQITVEPDKDAVLANFKKSELTDSLIVTLPIKEFDPVTSVQFSGYTDAEYKTVIPFPKKDSILLNKGSLDIRMSGTALTALKSAFDFYESNPYFCMEQRTSAYLLSISAGELLKEFQYKAPNKDSYDFTQIEKLFLDEMSEFQSAEGSFRLWKGNGRSGYPYLTAYIVSVMQIAKDKGKRTNPAAYNSAIQFLINYVKNPTETSINSYQTLSLIYSVLYKDKKEVSSLEKTLIDHFEDLNLKSRGIFLTAYAENHKLESPNSDPTFKKLFDDFNQYIEYDKDLFIIKPLKKNKDEYYYYSYYNSTSVLGHYLRLLLRVDSKNPKIVSLVKSIMMDRQNSYWTDSHSVGTIALALSEYRNRFESTSADTEGQTIFGEKKLIDESFSASSDSIYKEEITFDRLFDGKDPSSRPIIFKRTSSEGRLYFQSRLLYVPVKDSTVQKFNGLEIRKTLYQINGRNDDGNPILKEVSNLQRGSTYLVKLKVLSTKDHAFAMIVDPIPSNTEIVNTSFLTEKESDAEDTDVSESFYGGYKEYRDDRVIFSEDRIEKGETEFSYIIRPVAKGNSIMPASKTFLMYHPQFFGNTNTLRVKVE, from the coding sequence ATGCGTAAGTTGGCATTGGCGTTTAGTTTTTTATTTTTCTTTAGTTCCTGCAATTCTGTCGGTGGTTTTTTTCGGTCTATCAAACGCACCGTCTTTCCAAGTAGTTGCCGAATCGAAGTTAAACTAGACACAACGGATCTTAAATATCTGGAAGATCTATGGGACTATAAAATCCAAATTTCTGAAGATACTGATTTCCCTGAGTTAGCAGAAGCAATTTCTATCCATCCACCACTTAAGACTGAATATTCACGATACTCTTCCTACATAAGTCGCGAATTTTCCTTGGATCATTGGAACTTTGATCCAGGCGTCGAATATGAAATTAAAATTGGAAAGTTTTATGCCACAAACGATTGTTTCTTAGAAACACCTGTTAGTTTTAAACTTCCGGCAATGATCAGAAAACCTTCCTTTTATATTTCTCGGGAAAATATTTTTGAATCCAATCTAAACAAAGTCCTTCCTATTTCTATTTCGAATGTTCCTGAATTTAAAATTAGATCAGCGGAACTCACAGTCCCCATTTTAGTGGAAGCAATTGCTAATAAAGGAAATGGTTATCATTCTTATTTCGGTCAATTGAATTGGAAAAATTCAGTTTGGAAATCTGGAATAAAGGTAAACTCTTTTGGAAACCAAGGTATGGACATTGATTCTTATTTTGGTTCGAAACCCAATACCAAAGGCTGGATCGCTTTCCAATTGGGTGCAAATGTAATAGGAGACGGTAACAAGGAAGAGTTCAAAACAGAATCAATCTATTTACAGTCAACTAATCTAGGCATCACAACAAAGTTAGATCCTAATTCACTTCATGTTTGGGTACATACACTATCAAAAGCAGAGCCGGTTTCCGATACCAACATCAGTCTTTATGAAAAAGGAAATCTACGGGGAACTTGCAAAACTGACAAAGAAGGACATTGTACTGTTCCCTCAATTTTAGATCCAAAATCTATCGATAAATCAGTGTTAATTGCCGAAGAGACCTCCGGCGATAAAGCTTTTTTACATTTTAACGAAACTCATATCGAAGGTTATTCAGAGTATTATTCTAACAATCATGTTAAAGGTAAAATATACTTTGACAGAAAGTTATACAGACCGGGTGATCGTGTAGAAATCAAAGCCTCTCTTTCGGATAGAAGGAACGGGGTTTTAGTTCCGTATGCTTCAAAATCTTTAAATATCCAGATTCAAGATTCACGAGGTAAGGAAGTAAGCAGTTCGAATGTGACTTCAACCCAGCAGGGAGGAGTTTATTCAAGTTATGTGATACCGTCAGATGCACCACTTGGACATTATTCTGTATCTGTTGGCATATCTGGTTTAGACCAATCCATTACCTATGATACCTTCCAAGTAGAGGAGTTTCGGCCTGTCAACTTTATGGTTAATGTTTCACTAGCTAGTGCTGTAAACAAAGACCAAAATATCAAAGGAGCTGTTGAAGGTAAGTATATGTTTGGAGCTCCAATGGGAGGAGCTAAGGTAAGTTATTCGGTCCTAAAAAGGAAACGAAATATTAATTTTGAACAATTCCGCAATTATAATTTTTCTGACTCATGGTATGATTATGAAGATGAATATTCAGGTGGAAATTCAGAATATATAACTGGGTCGGAAGGAGTGCTTGATAACAAAGGACAATTTAAATTAGACATTCCTTTAACTTCTCTCACAAATAAGTTCAACACTGACGGTGAAGAAATTGAAATTGCAGATCCTTATCAAATGATCATTGAATCTTCCGTTTATGATGTAGATGGAAAAACAGTTACTAAATCTGCAAGTTTACCTTACAATCCATCGGAAACCTATGTTGGTTCTAAATGTAACGATAGATACCAATCCTTGGAAAAACCATTTCAGTTTGGTGCGATTACTGTGAATACTCAAGGTAAAGCCGTTGCCGGTGTTGAACTGAAGGCATACATCATTTACAATGATTGGACTTCTGTTTTATCCCAAGGTATTGGTAAGTTTTTCTTTAGAAGTAACCAACTAAAGAAAAAAATAGTAGAAGTAAAAAAACTGGTGTCGAAAGCAGAAGGAATTACATTCGATTACCGAGCCAAGGATCCTGGAAGTTATACGGTTCTAATCCTTAACAAAGATAAAGTTTTTTCCCGTGTTGATTTTTATGCTTATCAAAAAGAATCCTATTATACTTGGGATTTTAGAGGAGACGATTCCATTGAGCTTCGCTCGGATAAAAAGGAATACCAAATTGGTGATACCGCAAAAATTCTCATCAAATCTCCGTTACAGAATTCACGAGTCATCGTTACAGTTGAAAGAGATTCTGTTTATTTCAAAAAATCATTTTTGATGAAGGGAAATAGTGCCCCTATTGAAATTCCTATCGATGAAAGTTATTTGCCGAATGTTGATGTAAATGTGGTAATGTTGTCAGGAAGATTGCCTGTTCCTGAGGGACTTTCCGCAGATGATATTAAAGAGTTCAATGAACAGGATTTAGGTGCACCCAAAGCAAAAACAGGTTCCATAACTTTAAAAGTAGATCTAACATCGCGAAATGCGCCGGTAGTCATCAAAACAGATAAAACTGAATACCAACCGAGAGAAAAAGTTAAGTTATCGATCAAAACAATCCCTGGAGCAGAGTTAACTGTTTCAGTGGCTGATAGAGGTGTTTTAGACCTAGTTGGTTATTCTTTTCAGAGTCCTATACAAATGTTCTATCAATATTGGTATAGTATCATTAAAACCTATGAACTAAGAAGTATGATCATAAAACATTATATTTATGAAAACAAAGGGGATAGTCCAGGGGGAGATTATGGCGAAGATTCCGGTGGAGGTTTTTCCGCTGAACTGGAATCAGGTGCAAGAAAGGATTTTCGTTATACAGCTTATTGGAATCCAGTTGTTATTGCTGATAACAACGGTGATGCCGATTTAAATTTTACTTTACCTGACAACCTAACAACATTCCGAGTTATGGTGGCGTCCTCTGCCAATGGAAAGTATGGAGCTTCGAACTCTGAATTTATTGTCAAAAAGAACTTAGTCGTGCAGAAAACCGTCGCAAGGTTTATTCGTGTGGGTGATAGTTTGGACTTAGGCGGAAGTATCACTAACAACACAAAAATAAATGGAAAATTTCGATATAAAATTGAATCAAAATATTTAGCCGAAGAAAAAGGTTGGCAATCAATTGAGTTGGCTGCAGGGCAAACTAAAGAGGTATTGAGAACTTTCCAGATAACTGAATCGCAGTTTATTAAACTCAAACTCAATCAACCAAAAGAAGATGTAATTTTGTCTTATCAAATTACAGTTGAACCTGATAAAGATGCAGTTTTAGCCAATTTTAAAAAGTCAGAACTCACTGATTCGCTAATAGTCACTCTTCCTATAAAAGAATTCGATCCTGTTACTTCGGTTCAATTTTCTGGTTATACGGATGCAGAGTATAAAACCGTGATTCCCTTTCCCAAAAAAGACTCTATACTTCTGAACAAGGGATCTCTAGACATACGTATGTCGGGAACAGCGCTTACCGCCTTGAAGTCAGCATTTGATTTTTATGAATCGAATCCTTACTTCTGTATGGAACAACGAACATCCGCATATTTACTTTCAATAAGTGCTGGTGAGCTGTTAAAAGAATTTCAATATAAGGCACCAAACAAAGATTCGTACGACTTCACTCAAATCGAAAAATTATTTTTAGATGAAATGTCTGAATTTCAATCTGCAGAAGGAAGTTTTCGACTATGGAAAGGGAATGGAAGGTCCGGTTATCCTTATTTAACAGCTTATATAGTTTCCGTTATGCAAATTGCAAAAGATAAAGGAAAAAGAACCAATCCAGCTGCATATAACTCTGCCATCCAATTCCTTATAAACTATGTTAAAAATCCAACAGAAACATCGATCAATTCATATCAAACTCTGAGTTTGATATATTCTGTTTTATATAAAGACAAAAAAGAAGTAAGTTCTTTAGAAAAAACTTTGATAGATCATTTCGAAGATTTGAATTTAAAATCCAGAGGTATTTTTTTAACTGCATATGCGGAAAATCATAAATTGGAATCTCCAAATTCCGATCCAACATTCAAAAAACTATTTGATGACTTCAATCAATACATCGAATATGATAAAGACTTATTCATTATCAAACCTTTGAAGAAAAATAAGGATGAATACTACTATTATTCGTATTACAATTCAACGTCGGTGCTCGGCCATTATTTAAGGTTATTACTCAGAGTGGATTCTAAAAATCCTAAAATAGTATCCTTAGTCAAATCGATAATGATGGATCGTCAAAACAGTTATTGGACAGATAGTCATAGTGTAGGAACCATTGCACTTGCTTTATCCGAATATCGAAATCGATTTGAATCGACTTCAGCTGATACAGAAGGTCAAACGATTTTTGGTGAAAAAAAACTAATTGATGAATCATTTTCAGCCTCTTCTGATTCCATTTATAAAGAAGAGATTACTTTTGATAGACTCTTTGATGGAAAAGATCCTTCGAGTAGGCCTATTATCTTTAAACGGACAAGTTCAGAAGGGCGATTGTATTTCCAAAGTCGTTTATTATACGTTCCTGTAAAAGATTCCACCGTACAAAAGTTCAATGGTTTAGAAATCAGAAAAACTTTATATCAGATAAATGGTCGAAATGACGATGGAAATCCAATTTTAAAAGAAGTTTCCAACTTGCAAAGAGGTTCTACATACTTAGTGAAACTCAAAGTCTTAAGTACAAAAGACCACGCCTTTGCGATGATTGTAGACCCAATTCCAAGTAATACAGAAATCGTAAACACATCCTTTTTAACAGAAAAGGAATCTGATGCTGAAGATACAGATGTATCCGAATCATTCTATGGCGGATACAAAGAATATAGAGATGATCGCGTTATCTTTTCGGAAGATAGAATTGAAAAAGGAGAAACCGAGTTTAGTTATATCATTCGGCCAGTTGCTAAAGGAAATTCAATCATGCCAGCTTCCAAAACATTTTTGATGTATCATCCGCAGTTCTTTGGAAATACCAATACTTTACGAGTGAAAGTGGAGTGA
- a CDS encoding sulfatase-like hydrolase/transferase: MPLVIWYLFFYCFHCPFSYSFSVWIYFHGIFVTTFTAIVLVLEFYLVRNSNKKNIINTAYRLFFWTFFLIIFSYQEVYQTALTLDLAIYSVQHFSILYTDFFSFLYQWKLTQWFVLGIGFHLVFDKNGKRRFFSLLVGLLLFFSLRFFSEGMISFENQKEMTTYQVKKGKTNLEFIPGKPNFVFVLLEGVSRKHLLSLKSRYIDFSLLEGSHFWIPMPHTSKSLFTWITGESQLNHSRLQLDNLLLESSLPVQLQKRHNYQTVMIYTQSIYFEGMNQFFPKVFQTVEDKSNLEKRYGSLYSSFSWGMDDRVILSAMKQLNSNEKDPLFLLIGLSQTHSPYFVAKENSNLRWKSPFVRYKASIKEQLEVLDSIITYWKENSSRETVLILSADHGESFGEEGAFAHNYSLYNQETDVPFLLYFLKSGQIYIPKLGTSVDFKDTVLSLLETNSGTKNEKLKMSFFGLNYQPNLVLKTWNSEIQKSWISNDRKYIYHSDRDQLFQMDLMDENRTPITDVRLKHKVMNQIYSGIR; the protein is encoded by the coding sequence ATGCCATTGGTTATATGGTATTTGTTTTTCTATTGTTTTCATTGTCCTTTTTCTTATTCATTCAGCGTTTGGATTTACTTCCATGGGATTTTTGTTACAACGTTTACAGCCATTGTTTTGGTTTTAGAATTTTATCTCGTAAGAAATTCAAATAAAAAGAATATAATAAATACTGCTTACCGTTTGTTTTTTTGGACATTCTTTTTAATCATTTTTAGCTATCAGGAAGTCTATCAAACCGCTTTGACTTTGGATCTTGCGATTTATTCTGTTCAACACTTCTCTATTCTATATACAGATTTTTTTAGTTTTTTATACCAATGGAAACTTACGCAGTGGTTTGTATTGGGAATTGGATTTCATTTGGTTTTCGATAAGAATGGAAAGAGAAGATTTTTTTCTCTTCTTGTTGGTTTATTATTATTTTTTTCTCTTCGTTTTTTTTCGGAAGGGATGATCAGTTTTGAAAATCAAAAAGAGATGACTACCTATCAGGTGAAAAAAGGGAAAACAAATTTAGAATTTATACCAGGAAAACCAAATTTCGTTTTTGTTTTGTTAGAAGGTGTATCTAGAAAACATCTGTTGTCTTTAAAATCACGTTATATTGATTTTTCCCTATTGGAAGGTTCTCATTTTTGGATCCCTATGCCACATACTTCCAAAAGTCTATTTACTTGGATAACGGGTGAATCACAACTCAATCATTCTAGATTACAATTAGATAATTTGTTATTAGAATCAAGTCTTCCGGTACAATTACAAAAAAGACATAATTACCAAACGGTTATGATCTACACACAATCGATTTACTTTGAAGGAATGAACCAATTTTTCCCAAAAGTTTTTCAAACGGTTGAAGATAAATCAAATTTGGAAAAAAGATATGGATCTCTATATTCTTCATTCAGTTGGGGAATGGATGACCGAGTCATTCTTTCTGCAATGAAACAACTCAATAGTAATGAAAAAGATCCTTTATTTTTGTTGATTGGACTTAGCCAAACACATAGTCCTTATTTTGTAGCAAAGGAAAATTCTAACCTCCGATGGAAATCACCCTTCGTTCGTTATAAGGCATCCATAAAAGAACAGCTCGAAGTATTAGATTCTATCATTACTTATTGGAAAGAAAACTCTTCTCGTGAAACAGTGTTGATTCTCTCTGCAGACCATGGCGAATCCTTTGGGGAGGAGGGTGCTTTTGCCCACAACTATTCGTTATACAATCAAGAGACAGATGTACCATTCCTATTGTATTTTCTAAAATCAGGACAAATATACATTCCAAAATTAGGAACGTCAGTAGATTTTAAAGATACAGTCTTAAGTTTATTAGAAACAAACTCAGGCACAAAAAATGAAAAATTGAAAATGAGTTTTTTTGGTCTGAATTACCAACCAAATTTAGTATTAAAAACTTGGAATTCTGAAATTCAAAAATCTTGGATCAGTAACGACAGAAAATACATTTAT